One genomic region from Candidatus Nanosynbacter sp. TM7-074 encodes:
- a CDS encoding pseudouridine synthase translates to MTDSHNDQNSWRLNKFVALSLGVSRRKADELIEKGKIIVDGQPARLGQQISSTNQITYDGQSLEIQPKKLIILHKPTGYLCSRASQGGVPTIYKLLPKHLHHLKPVGRLDKDSSGLILLTNDGDFAHTMTHPSFYKIKRYLVTIDKPLQPLHRQMINDFGVQLPDGPSQLTLERQHDGDDYRWIVQMSEGRNRQIRRTFDALGYTVKKLHRTDFGKYSLGELKRGEWKEEKISN, encoded by the coding sequence ATGACAGACTCTCACAACGACCAAAATTCTTGGCGTCTTAACAAATTTGTGGCGCTAAGTTTGGGTGTTTCTCGTCGTAAGGCTGATGAGTTGATCGAGAAAGGGAAGATTATAGTTGATGGGCAGCCAGCCAGATTAGGACAGCAGATTTCTAGCACAAATCAGATTACCTACGATGGTCAATCCTTAGAAATTCAGCCAAAGAAGCTGATTATTCTGCATAAACCCACAGGCTACCTCTGCTCACGTGCCTCCCAGGGCGGCGTTCCAACAATTTATAAACTCTTGCCAAAACACCTCCATCACCTCAAGCCCGTCGGTCGCTTAGATAAAGACAGCTCTGGCCTAATTCTACTCACCAATGACGGTGATTTTGCGCATACCATGACACACCCGTCTTTCTATAAGATTAAGCGATACCTAGTTACAATCGACAAGCCGCTGCAGCCTCTCCATCGGCAGATGATTAATGATTTTGGCGTGCAGCTACCAGACGGACCCAGTCAATTAACCCTCGAAAGACAGCATGATGGCGATGACTACCGCTGGATAGTTCAGATGAGCGAAGGGCGCAATCGTCAAATCCGCCGCACATTTGACGCACTAGGCTACACCGTCAAAAAACTCCATCGTACGGATTTTGGGAAATATTCCCTCGGAGAACTTAAGAGGGGCGAGTGGAAGGAAGAGAAAATCTCCAACTAG
- a CDS encoding GTP-binding protein — protein sequence MAKRDNDLEFSVNAAFDDERAVIDKVPLYLVNGSLGAGKTSVLEFLLQQSDYKGSRVIENEYANENVDGYRLEGLAEMVTTLAGDCVCCSSKHALTRMLLDFCRNSPAPVFIEATGVARTMGLVEKLINAQIFNKYELVQSFYVIDAHEILRGIEPAHEVELQAADVILVTKEDLLNDNERAEYDIKLSALPYAKVLSAPHGRFDLSKLTTPSGLLAFFDTYDGELAVPDNPTYAVLDVSGMKITVATLEKIWPELFRAYGLRRMKGCFIDDNGSRQHLEATENQIQITNAETEEVAKIVLIGERADKITREVLLAQLMMFE from the coding sequence ATGGCAAAGCGCGACAATGATTTGGAATTTAGTGTTAACGCGGCGTTTGATGATGAGCGAGCGGTTATTGATAAGGTGCCGCTATATTTAGTCAATGGATCTTTGGGTGCTGGAAAAACCAGCGTCCTTGAATTCTTATTGCAACAAAGTGACTATAAGGGCTCAAGGGTAATTGAAAATGAGTATGCTAATGAAAATGTCGACGGCTATCGTCTGGAGGGTCTGGCGGAGATGGTGACGACATTGGCTGGCGACTGTGTCTGCTGTTCGTCGAAGCATGCGCTGACGCGGATGCTGCTGGACTTTTGTCGTAATTCACCTGCTCCAGTGTTTATCGAGGCGACGGGTGTGGCGCGGACGATGGGCTTAGTTGAGAAATTGATAAATGCACAAATCTTCAATAAGTATGAACTAGTGCAGAGTTTTTACGTGATCGATGCGCACGAGATTTTACGCGGAATTGAGCCGGCGCACGAGGTTGAGCTACAGGCGGCAGATGTGATTTTGGTGACCAAGGAAGATTTACTAAATGACAATGAACGAGCTGAATACGACATAAAACTCTCCGCTCTGCCCTACGCTAAGGTGCTCAGCGCGCCGCATGGTCGGTTTGACCTAAGTAAATTAACCACGCCGTCGGGACTACTAGCGTTTTTTGATACGTATGACGGCGAGCTGGCGGTGCCGGACAATCCGACTTATGCTGTGCTGGACGTTTCGGGCATGAAAATTACAGTGGCAACGCTGGAGAAAATATGGCCGGAGCTGTTCAGGGCGTATGGACTGCGGCGAATGAAGGGCTGTTTTATTGATGATAATGGCTCGCGTCAGCACTTGGAGGCGACTGAAAATCAGATTCAGATAACCAATGCTGAAACTGAAGAGGTTGCTAAAATTGTGTTAATTGGCGAACGAGCAGATAAAATTACCCGTGAAGTTCTGTTGGCGCAATTGATGATGTTTGAATAA
- a CDS encoding ATP-binding protein: MKKGGICCKPHTISRFWLRRLCEVALLSCFTIILLYAWARFIPTGYQLPIGLSVSDKAAGVAAIGSLIMLILCFWLPKKHETSVGIFVYLLNVIVSVVTIITSGGVVSPFLAMWIIVAIFAGFFGIAILGIMALLVVLQIIAFVTQSGINTQFIIGHIFFGFLPLIFSLILWGRRQQSDNSVSNLENKLSAVEGKSDVVINAINDGVLAISKDGNIELINPSAQQIIGWEQGDALGLNWKSVLKLVASDGKEVDELENPISQSLSKNQPAHSDKFFLLTSSEKRILVSVVSSPVGTDGEGVIVVFRDITKEKAEEREQAEFISTASHEMRTPVASIEGYLGLALNPATANIDEKARDFITKAHESAQHLGRLFQDLLDISKVEDGRMKNNPKIININEFLKEIFEGLAPKANEKQLNYIFAPDMIDEGKEKSLQPIFYANIDPDHFREVTSNLIENAIKYTPSGDVTVDITGNDKQISISVKDSGIGIPAEDIPHLFQKFYRVDNSDTREIGGTGLGLYLSRRLAETMSGNLRVESKYKEGSTFYLEIPRVSSAEATQRLENINAESSDQAGPSPATAEDIEITPEKSPEESTVEASDITSSAVSAQVSAAPIPGPQTTNPQAPKTSTEPTLAEIEEEIKRNRQQLSVPGRE, translated from the coding sequence ATGAAAAAGGGCGGGATTTGCTGTAAGCCTCACACAATTTCCAGATTTTGGTTAAGGCGGTTGTGTGAAGTAGCGCTATTAAGTTGTTTTACAATTATTCTGTTATACGCATGGGCAAGGTTTATTCCTACAGGCTATCAACTGCCTATAGGATTATCTGTCTCTGACAAAGCAGCTGGAGTAGCGGCAATCGGCAGCTTAATTATGCTTATTCTATGTTTCTGGTTGCCTAAAAAACACGAAACCAGTGTCGGTATTTTTGTATATTTATTAAACGTCATCGTAAGCGTCGTCACCATCATTACTAGTGGTGGTGTCGTCTCGCCATTTTTAGCGATGTGGATAATTGTGGCAATTTTCGCTGGATTCTTTGGTATAGCTATTCTAGGCATAATGGCGCTTCTGGTAGTCTTACAAATCATCGCCTTCGTCACCCAGAGTGGAATAAATACGCAGTTTATCATTGGACATATATTTTTTGGGTTCCTGCCTCTAATATTTAGTCTTATCCTCTGGGGTCGCCGTCAGCAGAGTGATAATAGTGTGTCTAACCTAGAGAATAAGCTCTCTGCCGTTGAAGGTAAGTCTGATGTAGTTATCAATGCTATCAATGACGGTGTTCTGGCTATTTCTAAAGACGGCAATATTGAACTAATTAATCCATCAGCTCAACAAATTATCGGCTGGGAGCAAGGTGACGCACTTGGGCTTAACTGGAAAAGCGTTCTGAAACTGGTTGCTTCAGATGGCAAGGAAGTTGATGAGCTTGAAAATCCAATCTCTCAATCTTTATCTAAAAATCAACCAGCCCACAGTGATAAATTCTTCCTATTAACCAGTTCTGAAAAACGAATCCTAGTTTCAGTAGTTAGCTCTCCGGTTGGTACAGACGGAGAAGGGGTTATTGTGGTATTCCGAGATATTACCAAAGAAAAGGCTGAAGAACGTGAGCAGGCTGAATTCATCTCTACCGCCAGCCACGAGATGCGCACACCAGTCGCCTCAATTGAAGGATATCTGGGATTAGCTCTCAATCCAGCCACCGCCAATATCGATGAAAAAGCGCGCGACTTCATAACTAAAGCCCACGAGTCGGCACAGCATCTAGGACGGCTATTTCAGGATCTGCTTGACATTAGTAAAGTAGAAGACGGCCGAATGAAAAATAATCCAAAGATTATCAATATTAATGAATTCCTAAAAGAAATTTTTGAAGGACTAGCGCCAAAAGCCAACGAAAAGCAGCTAAATTATATCTTTGCTCCAGACATGATTGACGAAGGAAAAGAAAAATCGCTACAGCCAATATTCTATGCTAATATTGACCCTGACCATTTTAGGGAGGTTACCAGTAATCTTATAGAAAATGCCATCAAATACACGCCATCTGGAGATGTTACCGTAGATATCACTGGTAACGATAAGCAAATCTCTATAAGCGTTAAAGATAGCGGCATAGGCATTCCTGCCGAGGACATTCCGCATTTATTCCAGAAATTTTATCGCGTTGACAACTCTGACACCCGCGAAATTGGCGGTACTGGCTTAGGGCTGTACTTAAGCCGCCGTTTAGCTGAGACGATGTCAGGCAACTTACGTGTTGAGAGTAAATATAAAGAGGGCAGTACATTCTACCTAGAAATTCCACGAGTCAGTAGCGCGGAAGCTACTCAGCGCTTGGAGAACATAAACGCAGAATCCTCAGACCAAGCAGGCCCATCTCCTGCTACCGCTGAAGATATTGAAATTACCCCTGAAAAATCGCCGGAAGAATCTACTGTTGAAGCATCAGACATTACCAGCAGCGCAGTTTCTGCTCAGGTGTCGGCTGCACCCATCCCAGGACCTCAAACGACAAATCCACAAGCACCTAAAACTTCTACCGAGCCAACACTGGCTGAAATTGAAGAAGAGATAAAGAGAAACCGGCAGCAGCTATCAGTTCCTGGTCGCGAATAA
- a CDS encoding response regulator, giving the protein MTKILLVEDDKSLREIYGVRLLAEGYDIVSAGDGEEALAMAIKERPQLILSDVMMPKISGFDMLDILRSTTETKDVKVIIMTALSSEDQRKRGEQLGADRYLVKSQVGIEDVVRAVHEALGDLPGVGTNPVPVSQPVTTHTPEPQTPAPQPITRPDVSSLSPQPQTAPTITPTLPTANQFAQQTQQTYQPQTPAPQPIQQPTPVAMPTPPAQPTTLPQPTAPFSSSAPRPSGLGDRIIQPLPANSSQNSIDISQLMARELDANPASIAQPTNPVTPPQVTQAPVETQVGVETTQPQTVPTQTPQASQLPQPPSTTPEQ; this is encoded by the coding sequence ATGACAAAAATTTTATTGGTCGAGGACGACAAAAGCTTACGTGAGATTTATGGCGTGCGGCTTTTGGCGGAGGGCTACGATATCGTTTCGGCGGGCGACGGCGAAGAAGCTCTGGCCATGGCAATCAAAGAACGTCCGCAACTGATCTTAAGTGACGTGATGATGCCGAAGATTTCCGGCTTTGATATGCTAGACATTCTGCGCTCAACAACAGAAACGAAAGACGTAAAAGTAATCATTATGACAGCCCTATCTTCAGAGGACCAGCGAAAACGTGGCGAACAGCTTGGAGCTGATCGATATTTGGTTAAATCTCAAGTGGGCATTGAAGATGTTGTCAGGGCAGTCCATGAGGCTTTAGGCGATTTGCCTGGCGTCGGAACAAATCCAGTACCAGTTTCACAGCCAGTTACTACACATACGCCAGAGCCACAAACTCCAGCACCGCAACCGATAACTAGACCTGACGTGTCTTCATTGTCTCCACAACCACAGACCGCTCCAACTATTACACCGACACTGCCTACAGCAAATCAGTTTGCGCAGCAAACACAGCAAACCTATCAGCCACAAACTCCAGCACCACAACCAATTCAGCAACCAACACCAGTAGCTATGCCGACACCGCCAGCACAGCCAACGACATTACCACAACCTACAGCGCCTTTCTCTTCGTCAGCGCCGCGCCCATCTGGACTAGGTGACCGGATTATCCAGCCACTACCTGCTAACAGTTCGCAAAATTCTATTGATATCTCTCAACTCATGGCTAGGGAACTAGACGCTAACCCAGCATCAATAGCACAGCCAACTAATCCAGTCACACCGCCTCAGGTCACCCAGGCACCTGTCGAGACTCAGGTTGGCGTCGAAACAACCCAACCACAGACCGTTCCCACGCAAACACCACAAGCCTCACAGCTACCACAACCTCCATCAACAACCCCAGAACAATGA
- a CDS encoding sensor histidine kinase — translation MAIDPKSKTLREYKQYYYQKVILVLLLANACVILGLATTLHLTGLSISHLNFWIIVLITAILQIVSSISIVKIITAPLNKILAALSHKIGELTTDIPPRPNDKRYEKTGFKTALQAIYGDYQPEKKPASTDNLKTPLIQGLNQTSTGVIILDKNQKIIFANSASPISRNSNGEDFLALDFINEPTISDWLHEISNEKIKAERRWRRISTNPDIIQNSRIFDVVASFEKGATAETVIFLIDKSDNYLPEEEDLNFISFAAHELRGPITVIRGYLDIITEEFAGRLQGDEQQLLERLTVSANRLSSYVDNILNVARFDRHHLKVYLLEDTVSNIYASISDDMQLRASTQHRLLSVNIPEDLPTVAADHGSIGEVIGNLIDNAIKYSFEGGSVTVSAEKKGDFVEISVADNGIGMPANVVNNLFHKFYRSHRSREAVAGTGIGLYICKAFVESHGGSITARSRENEGSVFSFTLPIYATVKDKLLEDGQLNNQLIRKGGGWIKNHAMYKG, via the coding sequence ATGGCAATAGACCCAAAATCCAAAACCCTAAGAGAATACAAACAATACTACTATCAAAAAGTCATACTCGTATTATTGTTAGCAAATGCCTGCGTGATACTAGGACTAGCCACCACTCTTCATCTCACAGGATTATCTATTTCTCATCTAAACTTTTGGATCATCGTCCTCATAACAGCGATTTTACAGATTGTATCCTCAATTTCCATCGTTAAAATTATCACCGCTCCGCTTAATAAAATATTAGCCGCCTTGTCTCATAAGATTGGCGAGCTAACCACCGACATTCCGCCCCGACCCAACGATAAACGTTACGAAAAAACTGGCTTTAAGACCGCACTCCAGGCAATTTACGGCGACTATCAACCAGAAAAAAAGCCCGCATCTACAGACAATTTAAAAACTCCGCTCATTCAGGGCCTCAACCAAACCAGCACCGGCGTCATCATCCTCGATAAAAATCAGAAAATCATCTTCGCTAATTCTGCCTCGCCTATTTCCCGAAACTCCAATGGCGAAGATTTTTTGGCGTTAGATTTTATCAACGAACCAACAATTTCTGACTGGCTCCACGAGATTTCTAACGAGAAAATTAAAGCAGAACGACGCTGGCGACGTATCAGCACCAACCCCGACATCATACAAAATTCGCGCATTTTTGATGTCGTGGCCTCATTTGAAAAAGGCGCTACTGCAGAGACCGTTATTTTCCTCATTGATAAGTCTGACAATTATTTACCAGAAGAAGAGGACCTTAACTTCATATCATTTGCCGCTCATGAGCTTCGCGGTCCGATTACTGTCATTCGAGGCTATCTGGACATTATCACTGAAGAATTTGCTGGGCGGCTGCAGGGTGACGAGCAACAGCTGCTTGAAAGGCTAACGGTGTCCGCCAACCGCCTATCAAGCTACGTCGACAATATCCTTAATGTGGCACGATTTGATAGACATCATCTGAAGGTCTACCTCCTGGAAGATACCGTTTCGAATATTTACGCCTCAATCTCTGACGATATGCAGCTACGTGCCTCGACCCAGCACCGCTTGCTTAGCGTAAATATTCCAGAAGATTTACCGACTGTGGCCGCTGACCACGGCAGCATCGGGGAAGTCATCGGTAATCTAATCGATAACGCTATTAAATATAGTTTCGAGGGCGGCTCTGTGACCGTCTCGGCAGAGAAAAAGGGCGACTTTGTAGAAATATCCGTAGCCGACAACGGAATTGGAATGCCCGCTAACGTTGTAAATAATCTATTCCACAAGTTTTACCGCTCACATCGATCACGTGAAGCCGTAGCCGGCACTGGTATCGGCCTTTACATTTGCAAGGCTTTCGTAGAATCGCATGGCGGTTCGATTACTGCTCGCTCCCGTGAGAATGAAGGCTCAGTTTTCTCATTTACCCTACCAATTTACGCCACAGTTAAAGACAAATTACTAGAAGATGGCCAATTAAATAATCAATTGATACGAAAGGGTGGCGGCTGGATAAAAAATCACGCCATGTACAAGGGTTAG
- a CDS encoding DUF475 domain-containing protein: MKYLLHSHHPFRIFWFSVLLTMALGGLIFAQIGLNGLWLFAILVILEVTFSFDNAVINSKVLAGMSQVWQKIFLTVGIFVAVFVVRFILPIVIVMIASGHGFMEVVDLALHKPTEYGQILHEASPMIDAFGGAFLIMIGLSYFIDYNKRIHWMRHVEPWMAKAGRFENFKVCIMLSVADVLYFTVDAPHKSLVLISAVLGIMLHIGLELFGSFFHEDNMKSIKIKTGWAAFASLLYLEVLDASFSFDGVIGAFAITNSVLLIVAGLGAGAIWVRSLTVYLLRTGALSKYKYLENGAHWAIMALGVMMIAKLFQLELPEWATGGLGLLFVSLAVGSSILEMRSINLQEAAMTKLHQAEQKIKNGASKIVPKKR; the protein is encoded by the coding sequence ATGAAGTATCTTTTACATTCGCATCATCCGTTTCGGATTTTTTGGTTTTCAGTGCTATTAACTATGGCTTTAGGTGGTCTAATTTTTGCACAAATAGGGCTTAATGGTCTATGGCTATTTGCTATTTTGGTTATTTTGGAAGTAACTTTTAGTTTTGACAATGCAGTGATCAACAGTAAGGTTCTGGCGGGGATGAGTCAGGTTTGGCAGAAAATATTCTTGACAGTCGGTATTTTTGTAGCGGTGTTTGTTGTGCGATTTATATTGCCAATTGTTATTGTGATGATTGCGAGCGGTCACGGTTTTATGGAGGTGGTTGATTTGGCTCTTCATAAGCCAACAGAATATGGTCAGATTTTACATGAAGCATCACCGATGATTGATGCCTTTGGTGGGGCGTTTTTAATTATGATTGGACTTAGTTATTTTATTGATTACAACAAGCGTATCCACTGGATGCGACATGTTGAACCGTGGATGGCTAAGGCTGGGCGATTTGAGAACTTTAAGGTGTGCATAATGCTTAGCGTGGCTGATGTGCTGTATTTTACGGTTGACGCTCCGCACAAATCACTAGTGTTGATTTCGGCAGTGCTTGGAATCATGCTTCACATTGGACTGGAGTTGTTTGGTTCATTCTTTCATGAAGATAATATGAAGTCTATCAAAATTAAGACTGGTTGGGCGGCGTTTGCTAGCCTGTTGTATTTGGAGGTGTTGGACGCCAGCTTTAGTTTTGATGGAGTAATTGGCGCATTTGCTATCACTAATAGTGTGTTATTAATTGTTGCCGGCCTGGGTGCTGGTGCAATTTGGGTACGGTCATTGACTGTTTATCTGTTGCGAACTGGCGCTCTCAGTAAATATAAGTATCTGGAAAATGGTGCACACTGGGCGATTATGGCGCTGGGCGTGATGATGATTGCCAAGCTATTTCAACTGGAATTGCCGGAATGGGCGACGGGAGGACTGGGGTTGTTGTTTGTGAGCCTGGCGGTTGGTAGCAGTATATTAGAGATGCGATCAATTAATCTGCAGGAGGCGGCGATGACTAAACTTCATCAAGCCGAGCAGAAAATAAAAAATGGCGCATCAAAAATTGTACCTAAAAAACGGTAG
- a CDS encoding response regulator transcription factor yields MIKTILCVEDDRFIGEMYVRSLQKAGYDVTWVVDGNDGLVAARNQQFDLIILDLMLPEQRGDQILNSLRNNDVDLIPNSKVLIMTNFEQDESSRKSVMGRVDGYLIKADITPRNLIEVVKQMDNDKS; encoded by the coding sequence ATGATAAAGACAATTTTATGTGTAGAAGACGACCGCTTTATTGGCGAAATGTACGTCAGAAGTCTGCAAAAAGCCGGCTATGATGTGACATGGGTGGTTGACGGCAATGACGGGCTGGTAGCAGCGCGTAATCAGCAATTTGATCTCATTATTCTGGACTTAATGTTGCCAGAGCAGCGCGGTGACCAGATTTTAAATTCACTCCGTAATAATGACGTCGACCTAATCCCGAATAGCAAGGTGCTGATTATGACTAATTTCGAGCAAGATGAGTCTTCTCGCAAGTCTGTGATGGGTCGCGTCGATGGCTATCTGATTAAAGCCGACATTACGCCACGCAACCTCATTGAAGTCGTTAAGCAGATGGACAATGATAAATCATAA
- the pth gene encoding aminoacyl-tRNA hydrolase, translating into MKVILALGNPGDKYTNTRHNAGFLTIDKFAAKLNVNFINKPKFAADIAELNISGEKILLVKPTIYYNEVGISARAIMDFYKLTLDDLLIIHDDTDLDFGKIRVRKGGRDAGSNGLKSLHAHIGADFWHIRIGTDSLLRKQIGSVDFVLSKFNSDEQKILQSWIFPESIKLINKFLDGTIESFSVKL; encoded by the coding sequence ATGAAAGTTATTCTAGCACTGGGCAATCCTGGCGATAAATATACCAACACCAGACATAATGCTGGCTTTTTGACTATTGATAAATTTGCTGCTAAGCTAAATGTAAATTTCATAAATAAGCCAAAATTTGCCGCCGACATAGCCGAGCTGAATATTTCTGGAGAAAAAATATTACTAGTCAAGCCGACTATATATTATAATGAGGTCGGTATTTCCGCGCGAGCGATCATGGATTTTTATAAACTGACACTGGATGATTTACTAATTATTCATGATGACACTGACCTTGATTTTGGTAAAATCCGCGTCCGTAAAGGCGGCCGCGACGCTGGCAGTAACGGACTAAAATCACTTCACGCTCACATTGGCGCTGATTTTTGGCATATTCGTATCGGCACTGACAGTTTACTGCGAAAACAAATCGGCAGCGTTGACTTTGTTTTAAGCAAATTTAATTCTGACGAACAAAAAATCCTTCAGAGCTGGATTTTTCCAGAGTCAATTAAGCTAATAAATAAGTTTCTTGATGGAACAATTGAGTCATTTAGCGTAAAGCTTTAG
- a CDS encoding permease — protein MVRKLSDGRLNKLLSANQELINWIVFGIFVITIYYLSSKFSTMLVNGELVDLFTKLLPSLQDFLTLTLSVVVEATPFLILGIIVSALIRKFLPSDKLLKILPKNAFLRRIVLSMLGIALPVCECGNVPVARSLMAQGLKPADVISFLFAAPILNPITIVATMTAFSFQPQMVWWRVIFALIIVQITAFIVSLFKEDSILNPDFKEYCHAHKNDSSFLKIFDNSRNEFWQLFTMLVIGASIAAATQVFVPRFIINTVGGDIFLSVIAMIVLSFVVSICSSIDAFFALAYARSFTAGSILSFLLSGPMVDIKMIILMKTTFRWHFIATIVLIIFALSFMAGVGVNLYVR, from the coding sequence ATGGTGCGCAAGCTATCAGATGGCCGCTTAAATAAATTACTATCCGCCAACCAGGAATTAATTAACTGGATTGTTTTTGGGATTTTTGTGATTACCATATATTACCTCAGCTCAAAATTTAGCACTATGTTAGTTAATGGAGAACTCGTAGATTTGTTTACAAAACTATTACCATCGCTTCAAGATTTTCTTACGCTCACGCTGAGTGTAGTTGTCGAAGCTACACCATTCCTGATACTGGGAATAATTGTATCGGCACTAATTAGAAAATTTTTACCATCAGACAAACTGCTCAAGATACTACCAAAAAATGCCTTCCTCAGGCGAATTGTACTGTCAATGCTTGGAATAGCCTTGCCGGTCTGTGAATGTGGCAATGTGCCAGTTGCGCGCAGCCTGATGGCGCAGGGACTTAAACCTGCTGACGTCATCAGTTTTCTATTTGCCGCACCAATCCTCAACCCCATAACCATCGTCGCTACTATGACAGCCTTCAGCTTTCAGCCGCAAATGGTCTGGTGGAGGGTTATTTTTGCGCTGATTATCGTCCAAATAACAGCTTTCATTGTTAGTTTATTCAAAGAAGATTCTATACTTAATCCAGACTTTAAAGAGTATTGCCACGCTCATAAAAACGATTCGTCTTTTCTAAAAATATTTGACAACTCGCGCAACGAATTCTGGCAATTATTCACCATGCTGGTCATAGGCGCTAGCATCGCCGCAGCCACCCAAGTATTTGTACCGCGTTTCATCATTAACACCGTCGGTGGTGACATTTTTCTGTCAGTTATCGCCATGATTGTCCTAAGCTTTGTTGTTTCAATATGCTCAAGCATAGATGCGTTTTTTGCCTTAGCTTATGCACGTAGTTTTACTGCCGGCTCAATCTTGTCATTCTTATTATCCGGACCGATGGTAGACATAAAAATGATTATACTTATGAAGACTACTTTCCGTTGGCACTTTATAGCAACAATTGTACTAATAATATTCGCGCTGTCTTTCATGGCGGGCGTGGGAGTTAACTTATATGTTCGCTAA
- the der gene encoding ribosome biogenesis GTPase Der, whose amino-acid sequence MSKLPTVAIIGQANVGKSSMFNRLTRSRTAIVAREAGTTRDNVVGKVSYKRHASSPEETAQAEFWLIDTAGLKTAEDEFEATIQDQIADASAAADVILIMVDSTVYPSDADRQLAKKALKSGKPVLLIANKADLKGSLHTDEFKRLGIKTIIKTSTEHNIGISELLDNIADLIPPATVTEADDIIRVALIGRPNVGKSNLFNTLAGKQQAIVANVAGTTRDVNRVQVRYHGQTIELLDTAGIRRQGKQETGIEKFSVLRTMQAINEADVCFLLMDVNELNVQLDQRLAGIIDEAGKGLVLVVSKWDSVEGKDAYTRDELAPQISYNFKFTPYAPLIFTSSVTGQNVTKLFDLAVDIYKRRRQECKTRTLNDILQKAIAAHPPAGLKNSHPKLRYIVQTDVAPPWFVIYGSNLKFVHWSYKRYLERTLREAFNFAGTPIKLSFRDEKQLKANRERVARGLAPVTKAYKQAKNTEKGI is encoded by the coding sequence ATGTCAAAATTACCAACTGTCGCTATTATTGGTCAAGCTAACGTCGGCAAGAGCTCGATGTTTAACCGTTTAACGCGCTCTCGCACTGCTATAGTTGCTCGTGAAGCCGGCACCACCCGCGACAATGTCGTTGGTAAGGTCTCATATAAACGCCACGCGTCATCTCCTGAGGAAACAGCCCAAGCAGAATTCTGGCTCATCGACACCGCCGGTCTTAAAACTGCCGAAGACGAATTCGAAGCAACCATTCAGGACCAAATTGCTGACGCGTCTGCCGCTGCCGACGTCATTCTCATCATGGTCGATTCCACCGTCTATCCATCAGACGCCGACCGCCAACTCGCCAAAAAAGCCTTAAAAAGCGGCAAACCCGTCCTTCTCATCGCCAACAAAGCCGACCTCAAAGGCTCACTCCATACCGACGAATTCAAGCGCCTCGGCATCAAAACCATCATCAAAACTTCCACCGAGCACAACATCGGCATCTCCGAGCTTCTTGATAATATCGCCGATCTCATTCCGCCAGCCACTGTAACCGAAGCTGACGACATCATTCGCGTCGCCTTGATCGGCCGGCCAAATGTCGGCAAAAGCAACCTGTTCAACACCTTGGCGGGCAAGCAGCAAGCCATCGTCGCCAACGTCGCCGGCACCACCCGCGACGTCAACCGCGTCCAAGTCCGCTATCACGGCCAGACCATCGAGCTACTGGACACCGCTGGCATTCGCCGCCAAGGCAAGCAAGAAACCGGCATCGAAAAGTTCTCGGTCCTCCGCACCATGCAAGCCATCAACGAAGCTGACGTCTGTTTTCTATTGATGGACGTCAATGAGCTTAATGTCCAATTAGACCAACGCCTGGCTGGCATCATCGACGAGGCAGGCAAGGGACTGGTCCTAGTGGTCAGCAAGTGGGACTCCGTCGAAGGCAAAGATGCCTACACCCGCGACGAATTAGCACCGCAAATTAGCTATAATTTCAAATTTACTCCATATGCACCGTTAATATTCACCTCTTCCGTCACAGGGCAGAATGTCACTAAGTTATTCGATCTGGCAGTCGATATTTATAAACGCCGCCGCCAAGAATGCAAAACTCGCACCTTAAACGACATCTTGCAAAAAGCCATTGCCGCACATCCGCCAGCCGGACTAAAAAACTCCCATCCGAAACTTCGTTACATTGTCCAGACTGACGTTGCTCCGCCATGGTTTGTTATTTACGGTAGTAATCTGAAATTTGTCCACTGGAGCTATAAACGTTATCTGGAGCGTACTCTACGCGAAGCCTTCAACTTTGCTGGCACGCCGATCAAACTATCTTTCCGCGACGAAAAACAACTCAAAGCCAACCGCGAACGCGTCGCCCGCGGCCTGGCACCCGTCACCAAAGCCTACAAACAGGCCAAAAACACCGAAAAAGGCATATAA